A region of the Arthrobacter sp. FW306-07-I genome:
GAGCTCGCAGAACTGGACCCCCGCTACGTCATGCCCTGGAACGCCTATCCCTGGGTGCGCGAGAGCGGCAGCCCGTCGGCCCTTAGCGTCCAGGAGAAGACCGACGGCCTCCGCCCATTCCGGCAGTTCCTCAAGATCAACTCCCGCGTTTCGGCCATCATCGCCCACGGTACGGATGCATCCACGTTCCTGACCCTGTTCGAGAAGACCTACCACTCGTCGCTGAAGAACAACGGCATCAAAATCTACAAGGCCACTGCCCTTGGCGGCAGGGCCTTTGCTGTTTCCGAGGCCAAGCAGGAAGAGCTCCTGGCCAAGAACGTGGAGACCTACCGGGACGCGATGCAGCGGGCCGGAATCCAGCACCTCTAACGGATACCACAGCTTTCTTTCAGCCGCACCTGCGCATACTCGTAGGTACACCTGACCGGCGAAAGAACCAGGCTGAACCTTGACGTCCTCCGCAAAGCGCCCAACCGGGGCAGCATCCCCAGCCGGGAGATTCCTGGTGAAGCCCGGCCCCGTCCCCGCTCCGCGGGCTTAAAGTTGGTTCCATGACGGGCTTCATCGACGGACTCCTGAACGTCAGCCCGATCGTGGCGTACATAGCCGTCTTCTGCCTGGTCTTCGCCGAAGACGCCATATTCGTCGGTTTCGTGATCCCAGGTGAGACGGCAGCCGTCCTGGGCGGTGTGGTGGCCAGCCGGGGCGAGGTGCAGCTGGGCATCATGATGGCCCTGGTGGTGTTCGCCGCCATCATCGGCGACAGCGTGGGCTATGAAGTCGGCAAGCACCTGGGAGCCCGGCTCGTGAAGACAAAAGTGCTGGCACGGCACTCCCGCAAGCTGGAAAACGCGCAGGAATTCCTCCGGCGCAAGGGCGGTTCCGCCGTGTTCCTGGGCCGCTTCACCGCTTTCCTGCGCGCCGTCATGCCCGCCCTGGCCGGTACATCCCGGATGCCCTACGGCCGGTTCCTCGCCTACAACGCTGCCGGCGGCATTGTCTGGGGCATCGGCTTCGTCCTGCTGGGCTTCCTCGCAGGCAACTCCTACGAGGCCGTAGCCCAGGCAGTGGGCCGGGACCTCGCCGTCGTCATCGCCGCAGTTGCGGTGGCAGGGCTCATCGCCTGGCACTTTCGCTCACGACGGCGGCAGCAGCGGCGGCGCGCAGCGAACCAGCGGCAGGACTAGGGAGAGTTTGACACCCACTGTGACCAGTGCCATATTTAAGGCGTGAACCTGTCAGACAGCCGGACAGCAGGACAGCCTGTAGTCCGCCCCCTTGCCCGGCTGAGCGCTGCCGAGGCGGTGTTCAACACCATCCGCCAGGACATCGAGTCCGGCGCGCTTCCGGTGGGGAGCAAACTGAGCTCGGAAGCCACCCTCGCACAGGTGTATGGAGTCAGCCGCTCGGTGATTCGGGAAGCCCTCCGATCCTGCACCGCCCTGGGGCTGACGGTAACCAGGACCGGCAAGGGCACGTTCGTCGTCGCCAGCAAGGTGGCCAATGACCTCACCCTGGGGCAGTACTCGGCACGCGACCTGACGGAAGCACGCCCGCACATCGAAGTCCCGGCCGCTGGACTGGCGGCTGAACGGCGCACTGCGGAGGAACTGGAAATCCTGCGGGGGATCGTCGCCGCCATGGCCGTGGAAACCGATCCGGAGTCCTGGGTGGCCCTGGACTCCAGCTTCCACGCCACCATCGCCCGCGCCAGCGGCAACAAAGTGTTTGCCAGCGTCGTGGCAGACATCCGGGATGCCTTGGCGCACCAGTCCGAGACACTGAACATGGTGGCGGACCGCCAGCACGCCTCCGACATTGAGCACCAGCAAATCCTTGCCGCGATCGAGTCCGGCTCCGCGGAAAAGGCCCGCGCTGCGATGGCGCACCATCTGGACGCCGTGGGCGTGGCCCTCGACTCCATCCTCAATAACTAGCCAGCTTCAACCGACCCTTCCAAGGACCCCATGCCCTCCCCCGTCTTTTCTGCTGCCCATACTGCTGCCCCGGCCGAGTTGGCCCTGCCGCAGCACACCCCGTTGGTCGCCACCGTGCGCGACGGCCTGGTGGAGAGCGTCCACTACGGCTCCGCAATCGCCCTGGGTGCCGACGGTTCAGTGGCGGCAACTGCGGGTGATCCCTTGGCCCCCTTCTACCCGCGCTCCGCACTCAAGCCCCTCCAGGCGGTTGCCATGGTCCGCGCCGGCCTTGAACTCCCGGCCGACCTCCTGGCCCTGGCCGCCGCCAGCCATTCCGGTGCGGCTGCACACCGGGACGGCGCTTTGCGCATCCTCGAACTGCACGGGCTGGCCCCGACCGACCTGGAAAACAGCACGGACCTGC
Encoded here:
- a CDS encoding uracil-DNA glycosylase — protein: MTIDWDEKKALLQEPNIAQVTQLCDELMEKKPGSTVPYIDPVHDEDECRIISLQASPGKGTESGFVSHYNDDEAARRATQIYELAELDPRYVMPWNAYPWVRESGSPSALSVQEKTDGLRPFRQFLKINSRVSAIIAHGTDASTFLTLFEKTYHSSLKNNGIKIYKATALGGRAFAVSEAKQEELLAKNVETYRDAMQRAGIQHL
- a CDS encoding DedA family protein; translated protein: MTGFIDGLLNVSPIVAYIAVFCLVFAEDAIFVGFVIPGETAAVLGGVVASRGEVQLGIMMALVVFAAIIGDSVGYEVGKHLGARLVKTKVLARHSRKLENAQEFLRRKGGSAVFLGRFTAFLRAVMPALAGTSRMPYGRFLAYNAAGGIVWGIGFVLLGFLAGNSYEAVAQAVGRDLAVVIAAVAVAGLIAWHFRSRRRQQRRRAANQRQD
- a CDS encoding FadR/GntR family transcriptional regulator; protein product: MNLSDSRTAGQPVVRPLARLSAAEAVFNTIRQDIESGALPVGSKLSSEATLAQVYGVSRSVIREALRSCTALGLTVTRTGKGTFVVASKVANDLTLGQYSARDLTEARPHIEVPAAGLAAERRTAEELEILRGIVAAMAVETDPESWVALDSSFHATIARASGNKVFASVVADIRDALAHQSETLNMVADRQHASDIEHQQILAAIESGSAEKARAAMAHHLDAVGVALDSILNN